The following proteins are encoded in a genomic region of Acipenser ruthenus chromosome 4, fAciRut3.2 maternal haplotype, whole genome shotgun sequence:
- the LOC117400519 gene encoding large ribosomal subunit protein eL15, producing the protein MGAYKYMQELWRKKQSDVMRFLLRVRCWQYRQLSNLHRAPRPTRPDKARRLGYKAKQGYVIYRVRVRRGGRKRPVPKGATYGKPVNHGINEIKFARSLQSVAEERAGRHCGGLRVLNSYWVGEDATYKFFEVILIDPFHKAIRRNPDIQWLTKPVHKHREMRGLTSAGKKSRGLGKGHKFHLTIGGSRRACWRRRNTLQLRRYR; encoded by the exons ATGGGAGCGTACAAGTACATGCAGGAGCTATGGAGGAAGAAGCAGTCAGATGTGATGCGATTTCTGCTCCGTGTCCGCTGTTGGCAGTATCGCCAACTCTCGAACCTCCACCGAGCTCCTAGACCTACCAGACCCGACAAGGCTCGCAGGCTTGGATACAAAGCAAAGCAAG GTTACGTTATCTATCGTGTGCGTGTGCGCCGTGGTGGTCGCAAACGCCCCGTCCCCAAGGGTGCCACTTACGGTAAACCCGTGAACCATGGAATCAACGAGATCAAGTTTGCCCGCAGTCTGCAGTCTGTGGCTGAG GAGCGTGCTGGCCGTCACTGCGGTGGCCTCAGAGTACTGAACTCCTACTGGGTGGGTGAAGATGCCACATACAAGTTCTTTGAGGTGATCCTCATTGACCCATTCCACAAGGCCATCAGACGCAATCCCGATATCCAGTGGCTCACAAAGCCTGTCCACAAGCACAGAGAGATGCGTGGGCTTACGTCAGCTGGCAAGAAGAGCCGTGGTCTGGGCAAGGGCCACAAGTTCCACCTTACCATTGGTGGCTCTCGCCGCGCTTGCTGGAGAAGACGCAACACCCTGCAACTGCGCCGCTACCGTTAA